DNA from Flavobacterium aestivum:
TTTACCAGTTTCTTGACAAAACTAAATACAAAGCCTTTCGCATCCATATCTTTAAAGAAAAATGGGTGTATGTAGATGCAAATGATACTGAATTCCCAATTGACAAGAATGATTTTTCGGTACAGGTAAACGGTGAAAAAATTAGTTTTGACTGCGTTTTCAATGCCATTCACGGAACACCGGGTGAAGATGGATTAATGCAAGCCTATTTCGAGTTATTAAACATTCCGCAAACTTCCTGCGATTATTATCAATCCGCATTAACCTTCAACAAACGTGATTTATTATCGGTATTAAAACCATACGGAATAAAAACTGCCACTTCCTATTACCTAAACAAAGGAGATATCATCAATACAGATGAAATTGTAAAAAAATTAGGTTTACCTTGTTTCGTAAAACCAAACAAAGCCGGATCTAGCTTTGGAATTTCAAAAGTAAAAACCGCTTCTGAATTGCCAATCGCCATAGAAGTAGCCTACAAAGAAGACAACGAAATCATCATAGAAAGTTTCCTTGATGGTACCGAAGTTTCTGTTGGAGTAATCAATTACAAAGGAACCATCACGGTATTACCTATAACCGAAATCGTATCTGAGAATGATTTCTTTGATTATGAAGCCAAATACCAAGGTAAATCTCAAGAAATCACACCGGCAAGAATTTCGGATGAAATGACCCAAAAAATAGGAGAAATTGCAAAACGCGCCTACGAAGTACTTAAAATGAAAGGATTCTCCAGAAGCGAATTCATTATTGTAGACGGAGAACCACACATGCTTGAAATGAATACTATTCCGGGTCTTACTACCGAAAGTTTAATCCCGCAACAAGCCAGAGCTGCCGGAATTTCATTAGAAGATCTATTCACCAATGCTATTGAGTTAGCCCTTAATTAAGTTGCTGAGATTCTGAGATACTAAATTTCTAAGCAACTTAGTATCTCAGACACTTAGAATCTTAAAATCTCAAAAGAAATGAACAAAAGCAGAATCGAAGCCTTTAGCGATGGTGTCATGGCCATAATTATCACGATCATGGTTCTGGAGATCAAAGCTCCGGAACAACCAACTTTCGAGAGTTTAATTCCTCTGATTCCTGTTTGTTTGAGTTATGTTTTGAGTTTTATATATGTGGGAATTTATTGGAACAACCACCACCACATGTTTCAAGTGGTCAAAAAAATAGATGGTTCGGTACTGTGGTATAACACTATGTTATTGTTTTGGCTATCCTTAATTCCGTTTGCCACAAGTTGGATGGGAGAACATTCATTTGCAACAATTCCCATTGCCTGTTATGGTTTCATTTTATTAATGTGTGGTGTTTCATACATATTACTACAAAATAAAATTATAAAGCTGGAAGGCAAGGAATCAGTTTTACATCATGCGGTAAAAAAAGACAATAAAGGAAAATTATCTATGGTCTGCTATACCTCGGCTATTCCGCTTGCATTTGTATCGCCCATAATCTCAGGAATCCTGTATATTTTTGTAGCATTGATCTGGATCATCCCTGACAAAAGAATTGAAAATCAAATCAATAAACTTTAAAAATAAAATCACCATGATTCCTAATCAAAAATTAGTAATAAAAATGGCGATACCCTATTCCGATAAAAAAATATCATATATGAAAAAAGCCATATTCCCTGGATCTTTTGATCCTATCACTTTAGGACACGAAGACATCATCAAAAGAGCCATTCCATTGTTTGATGAAATTGTAATTGCTATTGGAGTCAACGCCGAAAAGAAATACATGTTTACACTTGATGAAAGAAAAAAATTCATCGAAGAAACTTTCAAAGACGAACCCAAAGTTACAGTTATCACTTACGAAGGGCTAACTATCGACTTATGCCACCGAATTAAGGCCGATTTTATTCTAAGAGGCCTACGTAACCCTGCCGATTTTGAATTCGAAAAAGCCATTGCACACACCAACAGACGATTATCTAAAATAGAAACTGTGTTTTTATTGACCGCAGCACGAACTTCATACATCAGTTCAAGTATTGTAAGAGACGTAATCCGAAATCATGGTGAATACCAAATGCTTGTTCCAGAAGCAGTAAGAGTAAAACTGGATAAGTAAGATTATCAATAATCTTCGCTCCTCTCTTTTTGATTCCGCAGATGAAGATAATCAAAACAAACAATAAAACTCAATACCCAATAACCCAAAACATAAACTTGTAAAACCTACCATTTAAGCGTAATTTTGCAACCTAAAAAATACACAAATTATAATGAGCTTCGAAAGAGAATTAAATAAACGCAGCGGTTCACAATGTGAACTATGTGCTGCCACCGAAAACCTAAAAGAATACCAAGTACTTCCTACCAAAAAAGGAGGATTAGACGAAAGTATCTTTGCTTGTCCTACTTGTATCGATCAAATCGAAAACCCAGGACATGAAGACCTAAACCACTGGAGATGTTTGAATGACAGTATGTGGAGCGAACACATTCCGGTACAAGTTGTTGCTTGGAGAATGTTAAGCCGTTTACGCAAAAATGGTTGGCCTCAAGAATTGTTGGAACAAATGTATTTGGACGAAGACACTCTTGAATGGGCACAAGCCACAGGAGAAGGTGAAGATGATGAAAACAAAATCATACACCGTGATGTTAACGGAGTTATTTTGTCACATGGAGACTCAGTTGTATTAATCAAAGATCTAAAAGTAAAAGGATCCAGTATGGTTGCCAAACAAGGAACATCTGTACGCAACATCCGATTAGACCACGAAAATGCAGAATACATTGAAGGAAAAGTAGATGGACAACAAATCGTAATTATTACACAATACGTTAAGAAAATATAATTCTCAACTTATTTAAAACAAAAAAGTCCCGATTAAATCGGGACTTTTTTGTTTTAAAATCAAGCTTATTAACTTTTTTGAAATAATTTTTCAACTTGCTCTCTTGATAAAGGCTCAGAAACATTAGTTGAATTAGCAGCTTTATTAGAAACCATAAATTGTACAGTTGTCTTTTTATCTGAATTGGGAATATAATGCAACCAAACAAAATTATTAGGCAATTCTAATTTTACATCATTCAAAGGGTTTGCATTAAATCCGTTTGATATAATACCGTAAAGGCTTTGATAAGCATTATCAATATTCTTGAATGTAAAAGCCTTTAAAGATGGCTCTTCATCCTCGCTTTGAACAGTTGTATAGAAAAAGGTAAACTCATCTCCAATTTTTTGAACATAAAAATTATTATTTACTCTTCCTAATTTCTCAACAGGTACAGTTTCAACAACTTTAATTTGGCTAAAGCCAACAGAACTAATAAACATAATCGCAATCGCAATAATTTTTTTCATAATTAATTTGAGGTTTAATGATATACTTTGTAGGTAAGTATTTGGGGCAAACATACTAATAATAAAAAACAACTCTCTTTTTACGACAATTATTTATCAACATTAAATTAACTATTTTGTTTGTAAACTAAATTAGCATACCACAATAATAACACGGTTTGCAGTTTGCATAAAAACAAAAACGTCTTGATTTCTCAAGACGTTTTTGTTTTTATAATTCTGAAGTCTGTTTTCTGAAATCTGCAAACTGCAAACTGCAAACTACTCTTCCTCCTTCTTAATCACCTTTCTAGCCACTTCAATTTTAAACTTCTTTCCTTTCATTTTTTCATCTTTTATGGCATGAAGCAAACCTTTGACCTTACTGAATTTTACAGCTGCAAATGAGATAAAATCTTTTACTTCTATTAATCCCAGATCGCCTTTTTCTAATTTTCCTTTTTGAGAAAAGAAACCTACAATATCAATTTTATTCAATTTATTTTTCTTTCCACCACTAATATAAATGGTCTGAAACTCGGGTGGCTTTGGCAATGAAGTCGTATTTTCTACATTAAACACTTCCATTCCGTAATCCAGATATTCCATTTTTTTCTCACTTTCGTGAGCAATAACATAAGCCGTTCCAGATGCTAACATACGAGCTGTACGACCATTTCTGTGGGTGAATTCATCTTCCTTCAAAGGCAAATGATAATGAATTACATGTTTCATTTCGGGAATATCAAGTCCACGTGCTGCAAGATCCGTTGTGATTAAATAACTCATACTTCCATTACGAAATTGAATTAGCGAGCGTTCACGCTCATCTTGATCCATACCGCCATGATAATACGTTGCATAAATACCTTTTTCATTTAAGGTATCACTGATGCGCTCTGCAGCATCTCTATGATTACAGAAAATAATAGCCGATTGGGATTTTAAAGAACAAATCAGGTTGAATAAACTTCCCAGTTTATCTTTCTCTTTCGATACTACCATCTTGGTAGTCAAATTACTTTCTTGTTCTTCTTCGGTTGGAATAAAATCCAAAACTGTAGGATTAACAACTCTGGTATATTTTGGAATCTCAATATCAGAAGTGGCTGAAACCAGAATACGTTTATTGAGTTTGGTCAATTTACCAATGATAAAAGACATTTGCTCATGAAAACCCAATTGCAATGATTTATCAAATTCATCAAGAATTAGGGTTTGAATTTTATCTAATCTAAAAGTTCCTCTATCTATATGATCTGCAATTCTTCCTGGAGTTCCTATTAAAACAGCTGGAGGATTACTCAAATTCTTAATTTCAGTATCGATAGAATGCCCGCCATAGCACACATTTACCTTATAATCTGTACCCATTTTTTTCCAAACTTGCTCAATTTGTAATCCCAGTTCGCGTGATGGAACCAAAATTAAACATTGAACCGATAAGATTTCGGGTTGTAACATTTCTAAAATAGGCAGTAAGAATGCTAATGTTTTTCCGGATCCTGTTGGAGAAAGCAATAAAACATTATTATCATTCAAGATAGCATCTTGGGCGACTACTTGCATTTCGTTTAGGCTTTCGATACCTAAATTCAAAAGTATATTGTTGGAATGGTGTTTTTTATTCATTTTGCAAAGGTAGCTTAAAAAAAGTGTTCAATATTCATTTTTTAGAAGTCAGTAAAAAGTAAATTTAAAATTACTATAACTATCCTACACTCTAATTCAGGTACTAAGCAACTAAGTCCCAAAGATTCTCAGCTAAAGAAGAAAAAATTCACTTCCTTTATATAAACACCTGCATATTAACTCTTTATTTTCAAGATAATTATTCTACTCTTTTTAAAATTGTCTACTTAAAACTTAGTCACTTAGAATCTTAGTACCTACTTAAAAATTTAATCCAAAATTAATTACATTTGAAACCCATACATTAAAATTAGCCTTATGAAACTAATACACTTTTATTTTCTATTGATTACGGTTTCGCTTTTTGCCCAAAATAAAAATAAATACGATACTTTTTTCGAAAAAGGAAATGGAAATCAATCGGCTAATTACCAAGAAACCATGTCATATTATACACTTTTGGCACATGATTTCCCAACCATCAAAATGGAGAAAATGGGAGCCACAGATAGCGGTGAATCCTTATACATGATCACTTTTAACCCAGAGAAAAAATTCGATTTTGGGGCTATCCAAAAAAACAAAGCGGTATTACTTGTCAATAATGGCATACATGCAGGTGAACCAGACGGAATAGATGCAACCATGCAATTATTTCGAGATTTAGCTCTAGGCAAAATTAAAATCCCAAAAAACACCGTAATCGTAACTATCCCAATTTACAATATTGGAGGGGCTTTGAATAGAAATTCAACATCAAGAGTTAATCAGGAAGGTCCAGAAGAATATGGTTTTCGAGGAAATGCCAGAAATTATGATTTGAATCGGGATATGATCAAATCAGACACCCGAAATACCAAAAGTTTTGTCTCAATATTTCAAAAAATAAACCCGGACGTTTTTATAGATAACCATGTGAGTAATGGATCTGATTATCAATACAAACTCACCTACATTATGACTCAGCACAATAAATTGGGAACCATTTTAGGAGATTATATGAATACTGAAATGATGCCGTTTATTGTAAAAGATTTAGAACAAAAAAACTTCCCTACAACACCTTATGTCAATGCATTTACCGAAACTCCAGACAATGGTTTTGTACAATTTTCAGATACTCCAAGATACACCACTGGTTACACATCACTATTTAACACCATTGGCTTTGTGGTCGAAACACATATGCTAAAAAAATATGCAGATCGCGTAAAAGCCACCTATGAATACATGGTAACTACCATCGATTTTATGGATTCGAATTACAAAAAACTAAAAGAATTAAGAGCTAAAAACGAAGAACAATACAAACCCAAAAAACAATATCCAATCGAATGGAAAATAGACAGCTCTAAAACTACTACTTTCTTGTTTTCAGGATTTGAGGCTTCCTATAAAAAAAGTGAAGTTACAACTGGACAACGATTATTCTATGACAGAACAAAACCTTACAAAAAAAATATACCTTACATCAAAGAATACAAATCAGTAAAAGAAGTTACCATTCCTAAGGCATACATTATCCCAAAAGGATATTGGAATGTTATTGATTTATTGAAAAACAATAATTGTAAATACACCCAATTAAAAAATGATACTATTATAGAAATACAAAGCTATAAAATTGCCGACTATAAAACTTCAAGCCAAGCTTATGAAGGACATTATCCGCATAGAAACACAAAGCTGACAGCAACTATTCAAAAAATAGCCTTTGCCAAAGGCGATTATGTATTTCCTACTGAACAAAAAGCAGTAAAATATTTATTAGAAACCTTAGAGCCCGAAGCAGTAGACTCTTTCTTCAATTGGAACTTTTTTGACACTATTTTACAACAAAAAGAAGGATATTCAGAATATGTTTTTGAAGACTTGGCAGCTCAAATTTTAAAAGAAAATCCTAATCTAAAAACAGAATTAGCCACCAAAGTCAATAGTGATCCAGCATTTGCAAAAAATAGTGAGGCTCAATTAGACTGGGTGTATAAGCATTCTAAGTATTATGAAAAAGCCCATTTGCAATACCCTGTTTATCGATTGCTCAATTAAGAATCAAACTATTAGGTTAATTTTTCTTCTTCAAATAAAAGCTTAATATTTTCGTATGAATTTTGCAAAGCCATTGGAATTTCACTTGGTTTAAGCCAGGCAACTTTTTCGATACCTTCATCTAATTGTCCTTGAGGAATTCCTTCAAAAGAAGACTGCATTTCAAACCAATGGGTAACTTTTAATTTATAGTTTCCGTTACGTTTAAAAACATGATATGTTTTTTGAAGTTTTTTCACAATCTTTAACCCTCCAACTCCAGTCTCTTCCTCTACTTCACGCATTGCAGTAGTCTCAATCAATTCTCCCTTTTCAATACCACCTTTAGGCAAATCCCATTTTCCGTTCCTAAAAATAAATAAAACCTCACCTTTTTTATTAAAAACCAAGCCTCCACCAGCTTTATTAACAGGAATTTTCGCTTTTAATGTTTTCATAATAACGCTTTCATCCGGATGATAGAGATAGGCTTTTTGAATTTTATTTTGAAACATTTTTATTATAACCTGCTTAATATCAATGCTTTCAAGTAAAAATAATTGAAAATCAGTCTCTTTAGAGATTTGATTTGTCAAAAAAAGTGGTTTGTCGTTAACAAAAACTTTATACATTTGTATTATGATTTTTAATAAAGATACTGCCGAAAAAACAGCCGAATTGCTTTTGCAAATAAATGCAATTAAATTGAATCCAGGAAATCCTTTTACATGGGCTTCTGGATGGAAATCGCCTATATACTGCGATAATCGTCTAATCCTTTCATTTCCAGCCATAAGAAATTATGTTCGAGATGAATTTTCTAAACACATTGAGAAACAATTTGGTAAGCCAGATGTAATTGCCGGTGTAGCCACTGGAGCAATTGGAATTGGTATGCTAGTTGCCGAGAGTTTAGGATTGCCTTTTGTTTATGTACGTCCAGAGCCAAAAAAACATGGTCGTCAGAATCAAGTAGAAGGCTTCTTACAAAAAGGACAAAACGTTGTAATTATAGAAGATTTAATTAGTACTGGAAACAGTAGTTTACAAGCCGTAGAAGGCTTGAAAGCAGCTGGAGCAAACATAAAAGGAATGGCTGCCATATTTACTTATGGTTTTGATGTTGCTGATGAGAACTTCAAAAATGCCAAAATAGATTTATATACTTTAAGTAATTACCAAAACTTATTAAATCTAGCCGTAGCCAAAAAATACATTACCGAAAATGAAGAACAAACTTTGAGAGAATGGAACGTAAGTCCATCTACTTGGAGCATCTAAATTTGAAGTTGACCAATTTAGATTTTTGGATTTAAATAAATAAAATAACAAACATTAAATATCATTATGAACTTAGAAAGTCCAAAAGTTACGGTTGAAAAATCAAGTCAAGAATTATTCGATTTATTGGGTGATGTAAAAAATTTCGAAAAATTAATGCCTGATAACATTGCAAAATTTGAAGTAATAGGTGAAGATGCTTTTATTTTTGGATTAAAAGGAATGCCTGAAATAAAATTAAAAATGAAAGAGAAAGTAGCTCCAAACAAAATCGTTTTGGGTGCTGCTAGCGATAAACTTCCATTTACATTAGTAGCTAATATTGATTCAGTTTCAGATAGCTCAAGTGCTGTAAAATTGAATTTTGATGGCGAATTCAATGCCATGATGGCAATGATGGTAAAAGGACCAATCAGTAAATTCATTGAGACTTTGGCTGGTAATATGTCAAAGCTATAAAACTTTACTCAACAAAAAAACAAAAGCCTTTTAGATTTACTAAAAGGCTTTTTTATTGAACTTAAATGCCATAAACTTTCATTTGATTCTATTAATACAACATCTGAACTTCCTTAAGATTGTATTCGCAAATTCTATCGTCTTCTAACTGAATTTGCAACATCCCGATTGAAGAAACACCAGTAATAATCCCCATAAACTTTTGTTCATTGGCATCAGTAAAAGCAGTTGGAATTCCTATCCTGAACAGTTTACCAGAATAGTTATTCCAAATAGAAAGAGCATTTTCTTTATAAAACAAAATCATCTCTTCCAATTTGGCTATAATCTTCAAAAGGATTTCCTCTTTATCAAAATTTGTATTACAAATAACCGCCAAAGACGAAGCTCTCGGCAAATTTTCAAATTGAGTTTGATTAATATTTAAACCCAAACCCACCACAGACGTAATGGTACCGTCACCTTTTATGCTATTTTCAATCAATATGCCACCAATTTTCTTATTGGCTGACATAATGTCGTTAGGCCATTTTATACTTAATTCAGGAATACCATAAGATTCTAAAACTTGAATAACAGCTAATGAAACGACTACATTCAAATTAAAAACCTCTTCAATACCTGATAAAAAACCAGAAACCAAAACACTCATTATTAGATTCTTACCAGACTCAGAACCCCATTTAGCACCCATTTGCCCCTTCCCCTTGAACTGACTTTCAGCAGTAACTACAGTAAAATTTTGCACCTCTTGTTTGTTTGATAATCCTTTCAGAAACTCATTTGTAGAATCTATGGCATCGAGTTTGATTAGCTTCATATATCTTTTTTTGTAAAACATAATTTAATATTATGTTAAGGTTCAAAAATAATCACAAAAAATGGTAACTTTACAAACTTATATAAAAAAATAAATGACGAAAAAGACTATAAATAATGACGCTTTGTTAGCGAATATCATTAAAGGGATTGAAGAAGTAAAAGGAAGCGATATCGACATTCTAGACTTAAGAGAAATAGACACTGCGGTTTGTGACTATTTCGTAATATGCAATGGTAACTCAAATACTCAAGTAAATGCTATTGTAAACTCAATCCAAAAAACAGTTTCCAAAGATTTAAAAGACAAACCTTGGCACGTAGAAGGTTCAGATGTTGCGGAATGGGTCCTAATGGATTATGTTCATATTGTAGTGCATGTATTTCAAAAACACATTCGCGAATATTACAACATCGAAAGTCTTTGGGGAGATGCAAAAATCACTAAAATCGAAAACAAATACTAAAGAAACAAACTTCTAATGGCTAAAGATAATAATCCAAATCCGAATAAATTTAAAGTAAGTCCTTGGTTAATTTATACAGCAATTCTATTAATTTTCTTATTTATAAGTTTTATTACTGGTGGGTCTAATTTTCAGGAACCTTCACAATTAACCTCCTCCAAGTTTAATTCATACTTAGAAAAAGGTCAAATAGAAAAAGTAATTGTATACAACAAGACTGAAGCCGAAGTATTTTTGAATGCTGAAGCCTTAAAAGATCCTGCACATAAAAAAGTAGCAAAAGACGTATTAGACAGACCTAACAAAGGTCCTCATTATTCTTTTGATATTGGGAATGATCAAATATTCCAGACCAAATTAGAAAAAGCCGTTGCCGAAGGTAAACTAAAAGATTTTAGTTTTTTACCAAAAAGCAATTGGACCGACATTTTTGTTAGCCTATTACCAATCATTATCATTATTGGAGTATGGATTTTTATCATGCGAAAAATGTCTGGCGGTGGAGCTGGCGGTGGTGGCCAGATTTTCAATATCGGAAAATCTAAAGCCAAACTTTTTGATGAGAAAAACGACATTAAAACAACGTTTAAAGATGTTGCTGGTTTAGAAGGCGCAAAAGAAGAAATACAAGAAATTGTAGAATTCTTAAAAAACCCTGAAAAATACACCAATTTAGGAGGAAAAATACCTAAAGGAGCTTTACTTGTAGGACCTCCTGGAACCGGAAAAACATTATTAGCCAAAGCAGTGGCTGGTGAAGCCCAAGTACCATTCTTTTCATTATCAGGTTCGGATTTTGTTGAAATGTTTGTCGGTGTTGGTGCATCACGTGTACGTGATTTATTCAAACAAGCTAAAGAAAAATCTCCAGCCATTATTTTTATTGATGAAATTGATGCTGTAGGTAGAGCTAGAGGTAAAAGCAATATGTCTGGCGGAAATGACGAAAGAGAAAATACATTAAACCAACTTCTTACTGAGATGGATGGTTTTGGTACTAACTCTAATGTAATCGTTCTGGCAGCAACCAATAGAGCTGATGTACTTGATAAAGCCTTAATGCGTGCTGGACGTTTTGACAGACAAATATTTGTTGACTTACCAGACATTCGCGAAAGAGCCGAAATTTTCAAAGTACACCTTGCTCCTTTGAAAAAAATTGAAGGATTAGATATCGAATTTTTAGCCAAACAAACTCCTGGTTTTTCTGGAGCTGATATTGCCAATGTTTGTAATGAAGCCGCTTTAATTGCCGCTAGAAACAATAAAGACGCTGTTGACAAACAAGACTTTTTAGATGCAGTAGACAGAATTGTTGGAGGTCTTGAAAAGAAAAACAAAATTGTTACTCCAGAAGAAAAAAGAGCTATTGCTATTCATGAAGCTGGACACGCAACAGTAAGCTGGATGCTGGAACACGCTGCTCCATTAATTAAAGTAACCATAGTTCCTCGCGGACAAAGTCTTGGTGCTGCATGGTATTTACCAGAAGAAAGATTAATTGTTCGCACAGATCAAATGCTAGATGAAATGTGTGCTACAATGGGTGGTAGAGCTGCTGAGAAAGTAACATTTGACAGAATATCTACAGGAGCACTAAGTGATTTAGAAAAAGTAACTAAACAAGCTCGTGCTATGGTAACTGTATATGGCTTGAATGAAAAAATAGGTAATGTTACTTATTACGATTCAACCGGACAAAGCGAATACAGTTTTTCTAAACCATACTCAGAAGATACTGCGAAGATAATTGACAAAGAAATCTCT
Protein-coding regions in this window:
- a CDS encoding biotin--[acetyl-CoA-carboxylase] ligase, with the protein product MKLIKLDAIDSTNEFLKGLSNKQEVQNFTVVTAESQFKGKGQMGAKWGSESGKNLIMSVLVSGFLSGIEEVFNLNVVVSLAVIQVLESYGIPELSIKWPNDIMSANKKIGGILIENSIKGDGTITSVVGLGLNINQTQFENLPRASSLAVICNTNFDKEEILLKIIAKLEEMILFYKENALSIWNNYSGKLFRIGIPTAFTDANEQKFMGIITGVSSIGMLQIQLEDDRICEYNLKEVQMLY
- a CDS encoding PhnA domain-containing protein; its protein translation is MSFERELNKRSGSQCELCAATENLKEYQVLPTKKGGLDESIFACPTCIDQIENPGHEDLNHWRCLNDSMWSEHIPVQVVAWRMLSRLRKNGWPQELLEQMYLDEDTLEWAQATGEGEDDENKIIHRDVNGVILSHGDSVVLIKDLKVKGSSMVAKQGTSVRNIRLDHENAEYIEGKVDGQQIVIITQYVKKI
- the ftsH gene encoding ATP-dependent zinc metalloprotease FtsH, which codes for MAKDNNPNPNKFKVSPWLIYTAILLIFLFISFITGGSNFQEPSQLTSSKFNSYLEKGQIEKVIVYNKTEAEVFLNAEALKDPAHKKVAKDVLDRPNKGPHYSFDIGNDQIFQTKLEKAVAEGKLKDFSFLPKSNWTDIFVSLLPIIIIIGVWIFIMRKMSGGGAGGGGQIFNIGKSKAKLFDEKNDIKTTFKDVAGLEGAKEEIQEIVEFLKNPEKYTNLGGKIPKGALLVGPPGTGKTLLAKAVAGEAQVPFFSLSGSDFVEMFVGVGASRVRDLFKQAKEKSPAIIFIDEIDAVGRARGKSNMSGGNDERENTLNQLLTEMDGFGTNSNVIVLAATNRADVLDKALMRAGRFDRQIFVDLPDIRERAEIFKVHLAPLKKIEGLDIEFLAKQTPGFSGADIANVCNEAALIAARNNKDAVDKQDFLDAVDRIVGGLEKKNKIVTPEEKRAIAIHEAGHATVSWMLEHAAPLIKVTIVPRGQSLGAAWYLPEERLIVRTDQMLDEMCATMGGRAAEKVTFDRISTGALSDLEKVTKQARAMVTVYGLNEKIGNVTYYDSTGQSEYSFSKPYSEDTAKIIDKEISDLIESQYQRAITILEENKDKLEQLASILIDKEVIFKDDLEAIFGKRTFDKNLGEVVS
- a CDS encoding D-alanine--D-alanine ligase encodes the protein MKNIAIIMGGYSSEYKISLISGNVVYQFLDKTKYKAFRIHIFKEKWVYVDANDTEFPIDKNDFSVQVNGEKISFDCVFNAIHGTPGEDGLMQAYFELLNIPQTSCDYYQSALTFNKRDLLSVLKPYGIKTATSYYLNKGDIINTDEIVKKLGLPCFVKPNKAGSSFGISKVKTASELPIAIEVAYKEDNEIIIESFLDGTEVSVGVINYKGTITVLPITEIVSENDFFDYEAKYQGKSQEITPARISDEMTQKIGEIAKRAYEVLKMKGFSRSEFIIVDGEPHMLEMNTIPGLTTESLIPQQARAAGISLEDLFTNAIELALN
- the coaD gene encoding pantetheine-phosphate adenylyltransferase yields the protein MKKAIFPGSFDPITLGHEDIIKRAIPLFDEIVIAIGVNAEKKYMFTLDERKKFIEETFKDEPKVTVITYEGLTIDLCHRIKADFILRGLRNPADFEFEKAIAHTNRRLSKIETVFLLTAARTSYISSSIVRDVIRNHGEYQMLVPEAVRVKLDK
- the pyrE gene encoding orotate phosphoribosyltransferase codes for the protein MIFNKDTAEKTAELLLQINAIKLNPGNPFTWASGWKSPIYCDNRLILSFPAIRNYVRDEFSKHIEKQFGKPDVIAGVATGAIGIGMLVAESLGLPFVYVRPEPKKHGRQNQVEGFLQKGQNVVIIEDLISTGNSSLQAVEGLKAAGANIKGMAAIFTYGFDVADENFKNAKIDLYTLSNYQNLLNLAVAKKYITENEEQTLREWNVSPSTWSI
- a CDS encoding M14 family metallopeptidase; protein product: MKLIHFYFLLITVSLFAQNKNKYDTFFEKGNGNQSANYQETMSYYTLLAHDFPTIKMEKMGATDSGESLYMITFNPEKKFDFGAIQKNKAVLLVNNGIHAGEPDGIDATMQLFRDLALGKIKIPKNTVIVTIPIYNIGGALNRNSTSRVNQEGPEEYGFRGNARNYDLNRDMIKSDTRNTKSFVSIFQKINPDVFIDNHVSNGSDYQYKLTYIMTQHNKLGTILGDYMNTEMMPFIVKDLEQKNFPTTPYVNAFTETPDNGFVQFSDTPRYTTGYTSLFNTIGFVVETHMLKKYADRVKATYEYMVTTIDFMDSNYKKLKELRAKNEEQYKPKKQYPIEWKIDSSKTTTFLFSGFEASYKKSEVTTGQRLFYDRTKPYKKNIPYIKEYKSVKEVTIPKAYIIPKGYWNVIDLLKNNNCKYTQLKNDTIIEIQSYKIADYKTSSQAYEGHYPHRNTKLTATIQKIAFAKGDYVFPTEQKAVKYLLETLEPEAVDSFFNWNFFDTILQQKEGYSEYVFEDLAAQILKENPNLKTELATKVNSDPAFAKNSEAQLDWVYKHSKYYEKAHLQYPVYRLLN
- the rsfS gene encoding ribosome silencing factor gives rise to the protein MTKKTINNDALLANIIKGIEEVKGSDIDILDLREIDTAVCDYFVICNGNSNTQVNAIVNSIQKTVSKDLKDKPWHVEGSDVAEWVLMDYVHIVVHVFQKHIREYYNIESLWGDAKITKIENKY
- a CDS encoding NUDIX hydrolase, whose protein sequence is MYKVFVNDKPLFLTNQISKETDFQLFLLESIDIKQVIIKMFQNKIQKAYLYHPDESVIMKTLKAKIPVNKAGGGLVFNKKGEVLFIFRNGKWDLPKGGIEKGELIETTAMREVEEETGVGGLKIVKKLQKTYHVFKRNGNYKLKVTHWFEMQSSFEGIPQGQLDEGIEKVAWLKPSEIPMALQNSYENIKLLFEEEKLT
- a CDS encoding SRPBCC family protein, yielding MNLESPKVTVEKSSQELFDLLGDVKNFEKLMPDNIAKFEVIGEDAFIFGLKGMPEIKLKMKEKVAPNKIVLGAASDKLPFTLVANIDSVSDSSSAVKLNFDGEFNAMMAMMVKGPISKFIETLAGNMSKL
- a CDS encoding TMEM175 family protein, producing the protein MNKSRIEAFSDGVMAIIITIMVLEIKAPEQPTFESLIPLIPVCLSYVLSFIYVGIYWNNHHHMFQVVKKIDGSVLWYNTMLLFWLSLIPFATSWMGEHSFATIPIACYGFILLMCGVSYILLQNKIIKLEGKESVLHHAVKKDNKGKLSMVCYTSAIPLAFVSPIISGILYIFVALIWIIPDKRIENQINKL
- a CDS encoding DEAD/DEAH box helicase — its product is MNKKHHSNNILLNLGIESLNEMQVVAQDAILNDNNVLLLSPTGSGKTLAFLLPILEMLQPEILSVQCLILVPSRELGLQIEQVWKKMGTDYKVNVCYGGHSIDTEIKNLSNPPAVLIGTPGRIADHIDRGTFRLDKIQTLILDEFDKSLQLGFHEQMSFIIGKLTKLNKRILVSATSDIEIPKYTRVVNPTVLDFIPTEEEQESNLTTKMVVSKEKDKLGSLFNLICSLKSQSAIIFCNHRDAAERISDTLNEKGIYATYYHGGMDQDERERSLIQFRNGSMSYLITTDLAARGLDIPEMKHVIHYHLPLKEDEFTHRNGRTARMLASGTAYVIAHESEKKMEYLDYGMEVFNVENTTSLPKPPEFQTIYISGGKKNKLNKIDIVGFFSQKGKLEKGDLGLIEVKDFISFAAVKFSKVKGLLHAIKDEKMKGKKFKIEVARKVIKKEEE